The following proteins come from a genomic window of Methylorubrum populi:
- a CDS encoding AAA family ATPase produces MNRQDDAYTQPAAAPADLPADLLSSEAVTGDGAPVTGMVEGIADAVATVLDLDRAIPDLLDFDGAGDGAAVAAADGGRPGWQGWRGVRRFDGLGQPTELLVEIALEAVLLPRLRRALTKAEPVVVLVTVPGPAWVKPVEAAIRRASGRQAECIARAVAPRPSAGSDPDAEAADLVARGYPVVAIAPDRAWLSPLLVAAADHILAIPPLDAAQVALAIRVWCGRRTRAVLEPGDLSGLDLPDLAAALRPGTTPSACLDRIRRASRARLGPVAGEAVTPLDRLTGYGEAHVWATRTVADIARVRRGEIPASTLEGAVLFGPPGTGKTLLARSLAQASGVMVVETSVGAWFAGSPGFLDSITKQIAQFCDRLALAARQDGCAIGFCDELDALPNRARMDERSASWWNPVVTYCLIRFESLRKAGVILIGATNHLDTIDAALLRPGRFDRQFAIAPPDEAGRAGILRGHLGEDLAGIDLTPAARLSSGMTGATLAACVRAARSRAQAAGRPMQLADLLAEIAPAETRSPARLRGVALHEAGHALVAHRAGLTVVQVSTRSGSRHDGSTVLRLSDPTPDRAGLERQVVGLLAGRAADAVLGEGVTAAASADLREATRLLAALHASLGLGATLRAVVDQEHAAVLLREDPALAALVEADLRRLQGVAEGLVRADRAAILALVEALLARRILTGDEVAEIAARHRPRIRVPAGRRQRMPAP; encoded by the coding sequence GTGAACCGCCAAGACGATGCATACACCCAGCCGGCGGCCGCTCCCGCCGACCTACCCGCCGACCTCCTCTCCAGCGAAGCGGTAACGGGCGACGGTGCCCCCGTAACCGGGATGGTCGAGGGCATCGCGGACGCCGTCGCGACGGTCCTCGACCTCGACCGGGCGATCCCCGACCTCCTCGACTTCGACGGGGCCGGCGATGGCGCGGCCGTTGCCGCCGCCGATGGCGGACGCCCTGGGTGGCAGGGCTGGCGCGGCGTGCGCCGATTCGACGGCCTCGGCCAGCCGACCGAGTTGCTCGTCGAGATCGCCCTGGAAGCGGTGCTGCTGCCGCGCCTGCGTCGAGCCCTGACCAAGGCCGAGCCGGTCGTGGTGCTCGTCACCGTGCCCGGCCCGGCCTGGGTGAAGCCGGTCGAGGCGGCGATCCGGCGCGCCAGCGGCCGCCAGGCGGAGTGCATCGCCCGCGCCGTGGCGCCCCGCCCCTCCGCCGGCAGCGATCCCGATGCCGAAGCAGCCGACCTCGTCGCCCGTGGATACCCTGTGGTGGCGATCGCCCCGGACCGGGCCTGGCTCTCGCCGCTGCTCGTGGCCGCCGCCGACCACATCCTCGCCATCCCGCCCCTCGACGCCGCTCAGGTCGCCCTCGCGATCCGCGTCTGGTGCGGGCGCCGGACGCGGGCGGTCCTGGAGCCGGGCGACCTCTCCGGGCTCGACCTGCCCGATCTCGCCGCTGCCCTGCGACCGGGGACCACCCCTTCCGCCTGCCTCGACCGGATCCGCCGGGCGAGCCGGGCCCGTCTCGGCCCGGTCGCGGGCGAGGCGGTCACCCCCCTCGACCGGCTGACCGGGTACGGCGAGGCCCATGTCTGGGCGACCCGGACGGTCGCCGACATCGCCCGGGTGCGCCGCGGCGAGATCCCGGCCTCGACCCTGGAGGGGGCCGTGCTGTTCGGGCCGCCCGGCACGGGCAAGACCCTGCTCGCCCGCTCCCTCGCCCAGGCCTCGGGCGTGATGGTCGTCGAGACCAGCGTCGGTGCGTGGTTCGCCGGCAGCCCGGGCTTCCTGGACAGCATCACCAAGCAGATCGCTCAGTTCTGCGATCGGCTCGCCCTCGCCGCCAGGCAGGACGGCTGCGCCATCGGCTTCTGCGACGAACTCGACGCCCTGCCGAACCGCGCGCGCATGGATGAGCGCAGCGCCTCGTGGTGGAACCCCGTCGTCACCTACTGTCTCATCCGCTTCGAGAGCCTGCGCAAGGCCGGCGTCATCCTGATCGGCGCGACCAACCACCTCGACACGATCGACGCCGCCCTGCTCAGGCCGGGCCGCTTCGACCGGCAGTTCGCCATCGCCCCGCCGGACGAGGCCGGGCGGGCGGGGATCCTGCGCGGTCACCTGGGAGAAGATCTCGCCGGAATCGACCTGACGCCGGCGGCGCGCCTGTCCTCCGGCATGACCGGCGCGACGCTGGCGGCCTGCGTGCGTGCCGCCCGATCCCGGGCGCAGGCGGCCGGGCGGCCGATGCAGCTCGCCGACCTCCTGGCCGAGATCGCCCCGGCCGAGACGCGCTCGCCCGCCCGCCTGCGCGGCGTCGCCCTGCACGAGGCCGGGCACGCCCTGGTCGCCCACCGCGCCGGCCTCACCGTCGTGCAGGTCTCGACCCGATCCGGATCGCGGCACGACGGATCGACGGTGTTGCGCCTGTCCGATCCCACCCCCGACCGCGCCGGCCTGGAGCGGCAGGTGGTCGGCCTGCTTGCCGGGCGTGCCGCCGACGCGGTGCTCGGCGAGGGCGTCACCGCCGCGGCGAGCGCCGACCTGCGCGAGGCGACGCGCCTGCTCGCGGCGCTGCATGCCAGCCTCGGGCTCGGCGCCACCCTGCGGGCAGTCGTCGACCAGGAGCACGCCGCCGTCCTACTGCGCGAGGATCCGGCCCTCGCCGCCCTGGTCGAGGCGGACCTGCGCCGCCTGCAGGGCGTGGCCGAAGGGCTTGTGCGCGCCGACCGCGCGGCGATCCTGGCGCTCGTCGAGGCCTTGCTCGCGCGCCGCATCCTCACCGGCGACGAGGTGGCCGAGATCGCCGCCCGGCACCGGCCGCGGATCCGGGTTCCCGCCGGACGGCGGCAGCGCATGCCGGCCCCGTGA
- a CDS encoding M23 family metallopeptidase yields MMESPAGSVRIARRFCAAALVLATQDAGAQAAPCPRRVPVEAPIARPFGIGLRPLSLTPVLHAGVVYVTRPGLTVRALGDGLVASCKAAGRRGSHLWITQRGGLRLRYGPLSTRLRPHAVVQAGAVLGTTLRTPLTLRGLRHGRWVDPLRAACGPVG; encoded by the coding sequence ATGATGGAAAGTCCTGCCGGCTCTGTCCGGATCGCCCGGCGATTCTGCGCGGCGGCGCTCGTTCTGGCGACGCAGGACGCCGGTGCGCAGGCCGCGCCCTGTCCGCGACGCGTTCCCGTGGAGGCGCCGATCGCCCGGCCCTTCGGCATCGGGCTCCGCCCCTTGTCGCTGACGCCGGTGCTGCATGCCGGCGTGGTCTACGTGACGCGCCCCGGACTGACGGTGCGGGCCTTGGGAGACGGCTTGGTGGCATCCTGCAAAGCGGCCGGGAGGCGGGGAAGCCACCTCTGGATCACGCAGAGGGGCGGCCTGCGCCTGCGCTACGGCCCGCTGTCGACCAGGTTGCGCCCGCATGCCGTCGTCCAGGCGGGTGCCGTGCTGGGGACGACCCTGCGGACACCCCTGACGCTGCGCGGTCTCCGGCATGGCCGCTGGGTCGATCCGCTACGTGCCGCCTGCGGTCCGGTCGGATAA
- a CDS encoding PDZ domain-containing protein, with protein MRSMIRGVVVALSCLAPCLPASAAPPSARDDAQVRLDRIAPVLDTLRRLRRAAIPADFAGWALGPPDPADLPPALLATSAGAGWSREAVAALLRAQGLAGPAPDRVGLLEKAASLGDMGAAAALAEHWFEAGDLRRAAAWAGLAGSRGATEADIVAVVLPSGAVPAEVRRSALARLFLAAERPPGLAGDLHAGRPDALARARDGFGFDARGAGPATFVLCAPAKRGEPLGEAQETMLRERALSLPDPDAASCLVQSTLAAIVRSLPAGEASDPPAWVADLVGPLARDALIETSLRTTRLGRPGLGDLALTPRFPAVSARRPEAPAWILAEAARGEADRRRTEDFATSTLTSDAQERYAAAVALMPAEVGEAAYAALEPARRAVWPDRPLPPGVPGGDRRSGYAGLLVSDLGGSWAATPDSGTAGALVVGFAEGTPASRMLRVGDIVVAFAGHPIGTAEDLVSAVGRAEPGDHAASILRGGRRMGVMLPAVAWPKAAAQSNLAGLGSNRLAS; from the coding sequence ATGCGCAGCATGATCCGGGGCGTCGTCGTCGCTCTCTCCTGCCTCGCGCCATGCCTGCCCGCCTCGGCCGCCCCTCCCTCCGCCCGAGACGATGCGCAGGTCCGTCTCGACCGCATCGCGCCGGTTCTCGATACCCTGCGCCGTCTGCGGCGCGCCGCGATCCCTGCGGATTTCGCCGGCTGGGCGCTCGGCCCTCCCGACCCCGCGGATCTGCCTCCCGCCCTGCTCGCCACGTCCGCGGGCGCGGGCTGGAGCCGGGAGGCGGTGGCCGCACTTCTGCGCGCCCAGGGTCTCGCCGGACCGGCACCGGACCGCGTCGGCCTGTTGGAGAAGGCCGCTTCCCTCGGCGACATGGGTGCCGCCGCGGCGCTCGCCGAGCATTGGTTCGAGGCCGGCGACCTCCGCCGTGCCGCCGCCTGGGCGGGACTCGCCGGCAGTCGCGGCGCGACGGAGGCCGATATCGTCGCGGTGGTCCTGCCGTCCGGCGCGGTCCCGGCCGAGGTGCGGAGGTCGGCTCTCGCCCGGCTATTTCTCGCGGCCGAGCGGCCGCCGGGGCTCGCGGGCGACTTGCACGCGGGCCGCCCCGACGCCCTCGCCCGTGCGCGGGACGGGTTCGGCTTCGATGCCCGCGGCGCCGGACCCGCGACCTTCGTCCTGTGCGCGCCGGCCAAGCGAGGCGAGCCCCTCGGCGAGGCGCAGGAGACGATGCTGCGGGAACGGGCACTCTCGCTGCCCGATCCGGATGCCGCATCATGCCTCGTTCAGTCGACCCTGGCCGCGATCGTGCGGAGCCTCCCCGCCGGTGAGGCGAGCGATCCGCCGGCCTGGGTGGCGGACCTCGTCGGCCCTCTCGCCCGCGACGCGCTGATCGAGACGTCGCTGCGCACCACGCGCCTCGGCCGGCCCGGTCTCGGCGATCTGGCACTGACGCCGCGTTTTCCCGCGGTCTCGGCCCGGCGGCCGGAGGCGCCGGCCTGGATCCTGGCCGAAGCCGCGCGCGGGGAAGCCGACCGGCGCCGCACGGAGGACTTCGCGACCTCCACCCTCACCAGCGACGCACAGGAGCGATATGCCGCTGCCGTGGCGCTGATGCCGGCCGAGGTGGGGGAAGCGGCCTATGCCGCGCTGGAGCCCGCCCGCCGGGCGGTCTGGCCGGACCGTCCGCTGCCGCCCGGCGTGCCCGGGGGCGATCGCCGCAGCGGCTATGCGGGCCTGCTCGTCAGCGACCTCGGCGGGAGTTGGGCCGCCACGCCGGACTCGGGAACCGCCGGAGCGCTGGTCGTGGGCTTCGCCGAGGGAACGCCGGCCTCCCGCATGCTCCGGGTCGGGGATATTGTCGTCGCCTTCGCCGGACATCCGATCGGTACGGCGGAGGATCTGGTGTCGGCGGTGGGACGGGCCGAGCCCGGAGACCACGCCGCCTCCATCCTCCGCGGCGGCCGGCGCATGGGCGTGATGCTGCCGGCGGTCGCATGGCCGAAGGCGGCGGCGCAATCGAACCTCGCCGGCCTGGGGAGCAACCGCCTTGCGTCCTGA
- a CDS encoding MotA/TolQ/ExbB proton channel family protein, with the protein MRPWPTVPGIWRVRLTALAIAAAAILAMTVMTMPDSPTAALLLDRQRYSVFPYPFTIQNLIYLALAWAMGELYRRWRAARRERAFLRAGLLPEDPNSMLELHELGPIRRRVADLHDAESGFLPALMDLTILQLQASRSVDQAINVLTNALSLMSDQVDLRYQMLRYMAWLIPTIGFLGTVIGLSLALHLIDPANMDLGKVVGGLSVSFYTTLVALIASAVLAFVQHAVQEQEELALNAAGQYCLKNLINRVYIDHESRVER; encoded by the coding sequence GTGCGTCCCTGGCCGACCGTCCCCGGGATCTGGCGGGTGCGGCTTACGGCGCTCGCAATCGCCGCGGCCGCGATCCTCGCCATGACCGTGATGACGATGCCCGATTCGCCGACGGCCGCCCTGCTGCTCGACCGGCAGCGCTACAGCGTCTTTCCCTATCCCTTCACCATCCAGAACCTGATCTACCTCGCGCTCGCCTGGGCGATGGGCGAGCTCTACCGGCGCTGGCGGGCGGCCCGGCGCGAGCGGGCCTTCCTCCGGGCCGGGTTGCTGCCCGAGGATCCGAACTCCATGCTCGAACTGCACGAGCTCGGACCGATCCGGCGGCGCGTCGCCGACCTGCACGATGCCGAGAGCGGCTTCCTGCCCGCCCTGATGGACCTGACGATCCTCCAGCTCCAGGCGAGCCGCTCGGTCGATCAGGCGATCAACGTGTTGACGAATGCGCTGAGCCTGATGAGCGATCAGGTCGACCTGCGCTACCAGATGCTGCGCTACATGGCGTGGCTGATCCCGACGATCGGCTTCCTCGGGACGGTCATCGGCCTGTCCCTCGCTCTCCACCTCATCGATCCCGCCAACATGGATCTCGGCAAGGTGGTGGGGGGCCTCTCGGTGTCGTTCTACACCACCCTCGTCGCCCTGATCGCCAGCGCCGTGCTCGCCTTCGTGCAGCATGCCGTCCAGGAGCAGGAGGAACTCGCCCTCAACGCGGCCGGACAATATTGCCTCAAGAACCTGATCAACCGCGTCTATATCGACCACGAGAGCCGGGTGGAGCGGTGA
- a CDS encoding DUF4189 domain-containing protein, whose amino-acid sequence MRPEALRPAAALLLCLATASAGAQDLSAGSLDACRYSCNRACFSNDPAAQPICESRRSDCESTCYSNAWRWQGGGGRPAARSRQGGSFAAMAVDFETGKAGFAWNFPDAVEARQRAMSECIRLAGRTCDGPATVVDGCLAYADGRGRRGHGVFYGNGPNRRAANLAARDNALAYCRSKGAEECRVHEVLCSWGRE is encoded by the coding sequence TTGCGTCCTGAAGCCCTTCGTCCGGCGGCGGCCCTGCTGCTCTGCCTCGCGACAGCGTCCGCCGGGGCGCAGGACCTGAGCGCCGGCAGCCTCGACGCCTGTCGCTATTCCTGCAACCGGGCCTGCTTCTCGAACGATCCGGCGGCGCAACCGATCTGCGAATCCCGGCGGAGCGACTGCGAATCGACCTGCTATTCCAACGCGTGGCGCTGGCAGGGCGGCGGCGGCCGTCCCGCGGCCCGCTCCCGACAAGGCGGCTCCTTCGCCGCGATGGCGGTCGACTTCGAGACGGGCAAGGCCGGCTTCGCCTGGAACTTCCCCGACGCGGTCGAGGCACGGCAGCGGGCCATGTCGGAGTGCATCCGCCTCGCCGGGCGGACCTGCGACGGTCCGGCGACGGTCGTGGACGGCTGCCTCGCCTACGCGGACGGCCGCGGCCGGCGGGGTCACGGCGTCTTCTACGGCAATGGCCCGAACCGGCGGGCCGCGAACCTCGCGGCGCGGGACAACGCGCTCGCCTATTGCCGCAGCAAGGGGGCGGAGGAATGCCGGGTGCACGAGGTGCTGTGCTCATGGGGGAGAGAATGA
- a CDS encoding metallophosphoesterase family protein — protein MTGRTNPAAGATPAGPPDIPAAAPASVLRVQMISDLHVDVADTRALKLAPGADLVVVAGDTCAGAATALATLRRHIPAPVPIVTVLGNHEHYGSTIEHELDRAREAAAHLDITLLEDEVAEIRGVRFLGCTLWTSYTLFGARHRAVAMAAALRGMNDHRAITIGRGSERQRFLPADAAALHAASVRFLDTTLALPFEGPSVVVTHHAPHPVCIAPRFGRDPLSASFASDLSALIDARQPACWISGHTHHAVDTRLGATRLVSNPHGYPGECRDSFDPALVIEIPLAPRGEECP, from the coding sequence ATGACCGGCCGCACGAACCCTGCGGCGGGGGCGACCCCCGCCGGGCCGCCCGACATCCCGGCAGCGGCACCGGCATCGGTGCTGCGCGTCCAGATGATCAGCGACCTGCACGTCGACGTCGCCGATACCCGCGCGCTGAAGCTCGCCCCCGGCGCCGACCTCGTCGTCGTGGCCGGCGACACCTGCGCGGGCGCCGCGACGGCACTCGCCACCCTGCGCCGGCATATCCCTGCGCCGGTGCCGATCGTCACGGTGCTGGGCAATCACGAGCATTACGGCAGCACGATTGAGCACGAGCTCGACCGCGCCCGGGAGGCCGCCGCGCACCTCGACATCACCCTGCTGGAGGACGAGGTCGCAGAGATCCGCGGCGTCCGCTTCCTCGGCTGCACGCTCTGGACGAGCTACACCCTGTTCGGAGCGCGGCACCGGGCGGTGGCGATGGCCGCCGCGCTGCGCGGGATGAACGACCACCGGGCGATCACGATCGGGCGCGGATCGGAGCGGCAGCGGTTCCTGCCGGCCGACGCCGCCGCCCTGCATGCGGCCTCGGTCCGGTTCCTCGACACGACCCTGGCGCTGCCGTTCGAGGGGCCAAGCGTGGTGGTCACCCACCACGCCCCGCATCCGGTCTGCATCGCGCCGCGCTTCGGCCGCGATCCGCTGAGCGCCAGCTTCGCCAGCGACCTGTCGGCGCTGATCGATGCCCGGCAGCCCGCCTGCTGGATCAGCGGCCACACCCACCACGCGGTCGATACCCGCCTCGGGGCCACCCGGCTCGTCTCGAACCCGCACGGCTACCCCGGCGAGTGCCGCGACAGCTTCGATCCCGCCCTCGTCATCGAGATCCCGCTGGCCCCGCGGGGGGAGGAATGCCCGTGA
- a CDS encoding caspase family protein, whose protein sequence is MPHRRFDLSSLSEAESPRPLKTARAPVEAASRHEPRLALVIGNARYRDRPLANPVRDARDVAWGLEGLGFSVRLLTDATLPAMQEALVAYADAVDAAGSDAVAFVYYAGHGVQAEGANFLIPIAAEITGLRHLATRAMPLDTLARELGRRARKATVIVLDTCRNEFVEDGSGDASATQGMVRSRLPRPTELVYSTAATASAEDGWGNHSPFALALIEEMPGLLVPGTRIQDVVDTVAAKVSLWTANTQTVAVYREGALPPLTLTAEDEVRRRSWSRRPRRPSRRRVAARIAAGAAALSLTVAGGFWFAAYPETRTGLLLRAGLLDGSAYDFACAPPWDGQLDRYGLTRRDWCLSLSNDAIVETGMADRDRRQVVEAGFAAGDPKALALKAMAADRQARQAEAGDDRARLLAEAAAFGRRAAATDLPRGRVLGWMLGDRLQRLDVNLRDLARDLDAAGARGVLLAKLLRESAAKSFSVLTGHGDAADPAEGLDTALSEAAASDPSGKAAYAAAQLYRSGSAFAGGEVQIPRYHAWLRRAASAGLPAATAEWLDLAPSDPALRLSETERRDLMAAAAGADDPPGLYWRARLRMEADALDGAKALRSEPTASLLRRSAEAGFPAAIQVFIDDALDPRDGHAPDMAQALLWLRRAAAAGSGKAAEQLATLLAHGYRGADGAILVAPDPAAARALAERHDLRDAPWALALRADMLRYGALAQRDPAQAIAIWRFIEQRLPAPEIALRARTELDRAWTEASLARDRAANHAFASGDANAPVTVTAFLAADCPACQRFAYDVLRPAIMAFSDPATVRFEVRPVWRDDDAGALEAALVAACAAIPADRFRLFVALMNAQAEWARLATAQERLGAFARLLDGLAGAPDDPARCVADEAARAALGRQRDGFRALPIAATPSVFVGGAAGDTEWVDALKALIASQLPP, encoded by the coding sequence ATGCCCCATCGTCGGTTCGATCTGTCGAGCCTGAGCGAGGCCGAATCTCCACGTCCGCTCAAGACCGCGCGGGCGCCGGTCGAGGCCGCTTCCCGCCATGAGCCGCGTCTCGCTCTCGTCATCGGCAACGCCCGGTATCGCGACCGACCTCTGGCGAACCCGGTCCGCGATGCGCGGGACGTGGCGTGGGGACTGGAAGGGCTGGGCTTCTCCGTCCGCCTCCTGACGGACGCGACCCTGCCCGCCATGCAGGAGGCCCTCGTCGCGTACGCCGACGCCGTCGACGCGGCCGGATCCGATGCGGTCGCCTTCGTTTACTATGCGGGCCATGGGGTCCAGGCGGAGGGAGCGAACTTCCTCATCCCCATCGCCGCGGAGATCACCGGCCTCCGCCATCTCGCCACCCGCGCGATGCCGCTCGATACCCTCGCCAGGGAACTCGGGCGCCGCGCGCGCAAGGCGACGGTGATCGTCCTCGATACCTGTCGGAACGAATTCGTGGAGGACGGGTCCGGCGATGCCTCCGCCACGCAAGGCATGGTGCGCAGCCGCCTGCCGCGCCCGACGGAACTGGTCTATTCCACGGCCGCGACCGCGAGCGCCGAGGACGGCTGGGGGAACCACAGTCCCTTCGCCCTCGCGCTGATCGAGGAGATGCCCGGCTTGCTCGTGCCGGGCACGCGCATCCAGGACGTGGTCGATACCGTCGCCGCCAAGGTCAGCCTGTGGACCGCGAACACGCAGACCGTGGCGGTCTACCGCGAGGGCGCGCTGCCGCCGCTGACCCTGACGGCCGAGGACGAGGTCCGGCGCCGAAGCTGGAGCCGGCGGCCTCGCCGCCCGAGCCGGAGACGGGTCGCGGCGCGCATCGCGGCCGGCGCGGCGGCGCTGTCCCTCACCGTGGCGGGCGGCTTCTGGTTCGCCGCCTATCCCGAGACCCGCACCGGGCTCCTCCTCAGGGCGGGGCTCCTCGACGGCAGCGCCTACGACTTCGCCTGCGCGCCGCCTTGGGACGGACAACTGGATCGGTATGGCCTCACCCGCCGCGACTGGTGCCTCAGCCTCAGCAACGATGCCATCGTCGAGACGGGCATGGCCGACCGCGACCGGAGGCAGGTCGTCGAGGCGGGCTTCGCCGCGGGCGATCCCAAGGCCCTCGCCCTGAAGGCCATGGCCGCCGACAGACAGGCGCGGCAGGCAGAAGCCGGAGACGACCGCGCAAGGCTTCTCGCCGAAGCGGCCGCCTTCGGCCGCCGCGCCGCCGCCACGGATCTGCCGCGTGGGCGAGTCCTGGGCTGGATGCTCGGCGACCGTCTCCAGAGACTCGACGTCAACCTGCGCGATCTCGCGCGGGACCTCGACGCGGCCGGCGCACGGGGCGTGCTGCTCGCGAAGCTGCTGCGCGAGAGCGCGGCGAAGAGCTTCTCGGTGTTGACGGGACACGGCGACGCCGCCGATCCGGCCGAGGGGCTCGACACGGCCCTTTCGGAGGCGGCGGCCTCCGATCCGAGCGGCAAGGCCGCGTATGCCGCGGCACAGCTCTATCGCAGCGGATCGGCATTCGCCGGGGGAGAGGTCCAGATCCCCCGTTACCACGCATGGCTGCGCCGTGCAGCATCCGCCGGGCTGCCGGCCGCCACCGCGGAATGGCTCGACCTCGCGCCGTCCGATCCCGCCCTGCGGCTATCCGAAACCGAACGCCGCGACCTGATGGCGGCCGCGGCCGGGGCGGACGATCCGCCCGGCCTGTACTGGCGTGCACGCCTGCGCATGGAGGCCGACGCCCTCGACGGTGCGAAGGCCCTGCGCTCCGAACCGACGGCCAGCCTTCTCCGGCGATCGGCGGAGGCCGGATTTCCCGCTGCGATCCAGGTCTTCATCGACGATGCGCTGGATCCCCGCGACGGGCACGCGCCGGACATGGCACAGGCCCTCCTCTGGCTGCGACGGGCGGCGGCGGCCGGCAGCGGCAAGGCCGCCGAGCAGCTCGCCACGCTCCTGGCGCATGGCTACCGCGGTGCGGACGGTGCCATCCTCGTCGCGCCCGACCCCGCCGCCGCGCGGGCGCTGGCGGAGCGTCACGACCTGCGCGACGCGCCCTGGGCGCTCGCCCTGCGTGCGGACATGCTGCGTTACGGCGCGCTCGCGCAACGCGATCCGGCGCAGGCCATCGCGATCTGGCGCTTCATCGAGCAGCGGCTCCCGGCCCCGGAAATCGCGCTGCGGGCGCGGACGGAACTCGATCGCGCCTGGACGGAGGCGAGCCTCGCGCGTGACCGCGCCGCTAACCACGCCTTCGCGAGCGGAGATGCGAATGCGCCCGTCACGGTGACGGCCTTCCTCGCCGCGGATTGCCCGGCCTGCCAGCGCTTCGCCTACGACGTGCTCCGGCCGGCGATCATGGCCTTCTCCGATCCGGCGACGGTCCGCTTCGAAGTGCGTCCGGTCTGGCGCGACGACGATGCCGGCGCCCTCGAAGCCGCGCTGGTGGCGGCCTGCGCGGCGATTCCGGCGGATCGCTTCCGTCTGTTCGTCGCCCTGATGAACGCCCAGGCGGAGTGGGCGCGGCTGGCGACCGCGCAGGAGCGGCTCGGGGCCTTCGCGCGTCTGCTCGACGGCCTTGCCGGAGCGCCCGACGATCCGGCCCGTTGCGTCGCGGACGAGGCAGCCCGCGCCGCTCTCGGCCGGCAGCGGGACGGGTTCCGCGCCCTGCCGATCGCCGCGACGCCCTCGGTGTTCGTCGGTGGTGCCGCCGGCGACACCGAGTGGGTGGACGCGCTGAAGGCGCTGATCGCAAGTCAGCTGCCGCCGTGA
- a CDS encoding DNA-binding protein, which translates to MITEAEVHHACDVLDGRGEEPKYEAIRAELGNRGSWSTIKRYRQSWIAREQEVPPVPEELNAHVTAVATAVWRTAYPLASGTFGDERQAAAAEIGELTAALAHVEAELAARDVALAQLTERAADLERRLAAAEAARQEEAAHRARLSGEVSALAGVNRDLRGLLGSRPEPVAGLRVIEGEAGRGERAS; encoded by the coding sequence GTGATCACCGAAGCGGAAGTCCATCACGCCTGCGACGTGCTCGATGGCCGCGGCGAGGAACCCAAATACGAGGCGATCCGCGCCGAGCTGGGCAATCGCGGGAGTTGGTCGACGATCAAGCGCTACCGGCAATCGTGGATTGCCCGGGAGCAGGAGGTCCCACCCGTCCCGGAGGAGCTCAACGCCCACGTCACGGCGGTGGCGACCGCAGTGTGGCGCACGGCCTATCCGCTCGCCTCCGGCACCTTCGGCGACGAACGCCAGGCCGCCGCGGCCGAGATCGGCGAGCTGACGGCGGCCCTGGCCCACGTCGAGGCCGAACTCGCCGCCCGCGACGTGGCGCTCGCGCAGCTGACGGAGAGAGCCGCCGATCTGGAACGGCGCCTCGCCGCGGCGGAAGCCGCCCGCCAGGAGGAGGCCGCGCACCGGGCCAGGCTCTCGGGCGAGGTCTCGGCACTCGCCGGCGTCAACCGGGATCTGCGGGGGCTTCTCGGCAGCCGTCCCGAACCGGTGGCCGGCCTGCGGGTGATCGAGGGCGAGGCCGGACGAGGCGAGCGCGCCTCGTAG
- a CDS encoding response regulator transcription factor: MKFLIVDDHPVLREGIAALLRRAGPDVAILEAGTVADALPLAQAHDDLDVVILDMVLPGMDGLTAIGEFGRVRPEVPVIVLSSSEDAGDARRALGNGALGYVPKSASHNTLLAAIRLVMDGDVYVPPLIIGEATRSTAPMPVPARRTDTAAPALTARQVEVLRRLSAGQPNKIIAYELDLSEKTVKAHVTAIFKLLGAINRTQAAVAARAAGLI; this comes from the coding sequence ATGAAGTTCCTGATCGTCGACGATCATCCGGTGCTGCGCGAGGGGATCGCCGCCCTGCTCCGGCGGGCGGGACCCGATGTCGCGATCCTCGAAGCCGGAACCGTGGCAGACGCCCTGCCTCTCGCGCAAGCGCACGACGACCTCGACGTCGTGATCCTCGACATGGTCCTGCCCGGAATGGATGGGCTCACCGCGATCGGCGAGTTCGGCCGGGTGCGGCCGGAAGTGCCGGTGATCGTCCTGTCCTCGTCCGAGGATGCGGGGGACGCGCGCCGCGCCCTCGGCAACGGAGCCCTCGGCTACGTCCCGAAATCGGCGAGCCACAACACCCTGCTCGCCGCGATCCGCCTGGTGATGGACGGGGACGTGTACGTACCGCCCCTGATCATCGGGGAGGCGACCCGATCGACGGCGCCGATGCCGGTTCCGGCGCGCCGGACGGACACCGCCGCCCCGGCGCTCACCGCCCGTCAGGTAGAGGTGCTGCGCCGCCTGAGCGCCGGCCAGCCCAACAAGATCATCGCCTACGAACTCGATCTCTCGGAGAAGACGGTGAAGGCGCACGTCACGGCGATCTTCAAGCTGCTCGGCGCCATCAACCGGACCCAGGCCGCGGTGGCCGCCCGAGCGGCGGGCCTGATCTGA
- a CDS encoding DUF6634 family protein, which produces MRPANLELHLGVDEAVCLEHALAAFDRLIAGAAPDPAEFAAAPILGDWHRAIVPAPEPVLVGQVAGHPRLPGARRVVTSRLLLLDETAGWARTVNRLYRLKTPPR; this is translated from the coding sequence ATGAGACCTGCGAACCTGGAACTGCACCTCGGCGTCGACGAAGCGGTGTGCCTGGAGCACGCGCTGGCCGCCTTCGACCGCCTGATCGCCGGGGCCGCCCCGGACCCGGCCGAGTTCGCCGCCGCGCCGATCCTCGGCGACTGGCACCGTGCCATCGTTCCGGCGCCCGAGCCGGTGCTGGTCGGGCAGGTCGCGGGCCACCCGCGCCTGCCCGGCGCGCGCCGCGTGGTCACCTCGCGGCTGCTCCTGCTCGACGAGACGGCCGGGTGGGCGAGGACCGTCAACCGCCTGTACCGGCTGAAGACACCGCCCCGGTGA